In Deltaproteobacteria bacterium, the genomic stretch CAGCCCCTTGAGGACCGAGAGCAGGGTCATCAGGTTGCCCTGCACCCGCCCGGCCTTCGCCCGGCAGAGCTCGGGGATGTCCGGGTTCTTCTTCTGCGGCATGATGCTCGAGCCGCTGCAGTAGGCGTCGTCGAGGGTGACGAAGCCGAACTCGGCCGTGGACCAGAGCACCAGCTCCTCCGCCAGGCGGGAGAGGTGGGTCATGGCGATGGCCAGCGCGGCCAGGGTCTCGAGGACGAAGTCCCGGGCGCTCACGGCGTCGAGGGAGTTGCGCATCGGCGCGCTGAAGCCGAGGGCCTTGGCCGTGGCCTTGCGATCGATGTCGAAGGGCGTGCCGGCGAGGGCCGCGGCGCCCAGGGGCGAGAAGGCGACCCGCTCGGCGGCGTCGTCCAGGCGCTGCCGGTCCCGGTCGAAGGCCTCGACGTGCGCCAGCAGGTGGTGCCCCAGCGAGATCGGCTGGGCCCGCTGGAGGTGGGTGTAGCCCGGCATCAGGGTGTCGGTGTGCTCGGAGGCCCGCTCCACCAGGGCCACCATCAGCCCGGAGATGGCGCCCTGCACAGCCGGCAGCCCCTTGCGCAGGAGATGGAGGCGCAGATCGGTGGCCACCTGATCGTTGCGGGAGCGGGCCGTGTGGAGGCGCCGGCCGGCGTCGCCGACCTCGCCGATCAGCGCCGACTCCAGGTGCAGGTGGACGTCCTCGAGCTCGTCGTCGACGGGGAGCATCCCGGCGAGGAGCTTGAGGGCCAGCTTGGGCAGGGCGGTGACGACCGCCCGCACGTCGGCCTGGGAGACGATGCCCTTCTCGCCCAGCATCTCGATGTGGGCGATCGAACCCGCCGCGTCCTCCTCCGCCAGCCGCTTGTCGAAGCGGATGGAGGCGTTGAGGCGCGCGACCAGCTCGTCCATCTCGGCGCCGAAGCGCCCCCGGATCAGCCCGCCGTCCGTGGTGGAGCGACGGTCCTTCTTCACGCGGCCCGCCATGTCGGCCGTGCCCCTAGAACTGGACGAAGAACGCGCCCTGGACGGTCTGCGCGATCTCCGGCGAATTCTCGGCCGAGAGGCCGTTCATCGGGATCAGGATGCCGTACTGCAGCTGGGCCCCGAAGCCGTCGCTGGCCATGTAGCGCACGGTGCCGTCGAGCTCGACGCCGAGGTCGTTCACGCCGCCCGGCGCGGAGGCCGCGTAGATGGTGCGGCTGTAGATGGCCGCGATGTCGAAGCCCAGGCTCTGGGTGATCTCGTAGGAGAGGCTCGGCCTGAAGTAGAGGGCGTCGGTGATCTGGCCCATGATCTCGCGCCAGAGGATCAGGTCGACGTGGTAGTCGCGGTCGAACTTGAAGTTGCCGATGACCTGATCGGCATCGTAGTTCGGATCGTCGATGTTGAACTGCTTGCCGTCCTTCGCACCCGGAGATGGAAGGTCCGCGATGTTGCCTCCCGGAGTGGCGACGATGCCCATGCCTGGCATCGAATCGCCGGAGGCGAGGCCGACATCGAAGCCGACCTTCAGCTTGTCCCGCAGGAACTTGTAATCGCTCTGCAGCACGGCACCCCACTGCCGAATATCGAGGTGACCGTCAGTGAACGCGGCAGGATCCGGCTCACTGAGGAGATTCCCGTTGTCGATCTTGCCGAGGAGGGCGACCGCCTCGAGCTCGATCCGCAGCTTGCCCACCTGGAAGCGGACCCAGATGTCGGGGATGTAGGCCTTGGCGCCCCGAGTGATGAAGGAGGAGGGGGAGAGCTCTCCGCCAATGTTCGCGTGGTTGCCGATGACCGCCGCGTCGATGTTCTGCACCCGCAGCACGTTGTACATGCCGTAGTTCAGCACCCAGCGGCCGTCCTGGAGGAGCTTCTCGGCGTCCTCGGCCGAGTCTCGGCGGGCGACGGCAATGATGTACTGCTGCACGTCGTCGCGCTGCTCGAGGTCGAAGGCCTGGCCCTGGTAGGTGTCCTCGGGCTGGAAGATGCGACCCGAGGACGGCATGTCGATGGCCGGGATGATGTAGTGATCGGCGATCTTCGTGACGAACATCAGGCGGTCGACGTTGTCGCCGGCGTCCTGATCGAGCTCGTTGCCCGAGTTCGCCAGGAGGCCGAGGCCCCACTGGCTGCCCATCCGGCCGAAGCGCAGCTGACCGACCGGGGTCATCACCTCGGCCCAGACCCGCTTCACCGAGATCGAGTTGCGGATCGAGTTCTGGCCGGCGATCGGCTCCACCAACGTGCCGGTGAACGCGATCATCGGCGAGGATTGCGTGCCCAGGTTCAGCGGATAGGCGTCCGGGGTCGAGCCCCAGACCAGGTTGTCGAGCACGTCGATGGTCGCCCGCACCTTCACGTCCTCGGAGACGTTGATCGTGGGGTCGAGGCGCAGGCGCTGGTTGGCGCCGCCCAGGGTGTCCGACTCGTCGGGGCGGTAGCCCGGCCGCGGAAAGAGCGGTCGACCATCGGCGTCGAGGCCCGCGTTGAGGTCGAAGTTGTTGAAGACGTCCCCGCGGACCCGGAAGTAGCCGTCGAGCTCGAAGAGCTCGAGCTTCTCCTCCTCGCTCTCCCAGGTCTCCGGCTGCCACTCCTGGGAGGCGATCGAGGCGGCCAGGGCGGCCCGCATCTCGGCGCGCATGTCCTCGCGCTCGCTCGCCAGGGCCTCGGCCAGGCGGCGCTCCACCTCGGTCTTGATCGCGGCGTCGAGGTCGACGACGGGGGCGCTGCCCTTCGGCGCGACGGCCTCTTCGGTCTCGGTCTCGGTGGCCTCGGTGGCCTCGGCCGACGCGGCGTCGGCGGCCTCGGTCTCGGTCGGCGGGGTCTGCGCCATCGCCGGCTGGGCGAGGCAGAGCACCGGAATGGCGGCGAGGGTGAGGCTAGCGGTCAGGCGTCGCATGTTCGTCTCCCTGGATCTCTCGGCACTTAGGGCCTTTTTCGGGTCGCGCACTTGTACCCGTGCCCGCGGGGAGGGTCAATCGAGGGGCGCAGGCCCACCTCCCCTTCCCCGGGCGCCGATCGGGGTACAATCGCCGGATGCAATGCCGCGCCCTGCCGATCACCCTCGCCGTGGTCGCCGTGCTCGGAGGGGGATGCCGTACCGAGCCCGTCCGTACGGTGATCATCGCGGAGGTGGGCTCCCGGGTCGCCGTCGACTGCATGGTGCTCACCGCCACGGGGCCGGGCGGCGAGGCCCTCGACGAGACCCTCGTCCGCCCCACCCTGGTCGCCGACTTCCGGGACGCCACCCTGGAGGTGGCCATCTACCCCGGGGACGTCCTGCACGGGACGATCACCCTGCAGGCCGTGGGCCGCAGGAGCGGCAAGGCCGAGGCCTGCGACGGCCCGACCCTCGGCGAGTCGGAGGCGGTGGACGCCACCTTCTCCGAGGGGGAGACCGTGCGCGCCCCCCTGATCCTCGCCCCCCTCTTCCCCGATCTCGACGGCGACGGCTGGGAGGAGGGGGTCGACTGCGACGACGCCGACCCCCTCACCTACCCCGGCGCGCCGGAGATCTGCGGCGACGCCCTCGACCAGGCCTGCGGAGGCTCCCCCGACCAGGGCTGCGACTGTGCCCCCGACGGCCTCTCCCGCTCCTGCTACCCCCGCGGGATGGACTCGCCCCAGCTCACCCTCCCCGGCAGCCGGTGCCGGAACGGCGTCCAGCGCTGCGAGCAGGGGGCCTGGGGTCTCTGCGAGGGGGCCATCCTCCCCACCGAGGACGTCTGCGACGGCCAGGACACCGACTGCGACGGCGAGCCCGACCCCGCGGGCTGCCCCTGCCTCGACAACCAGACCCGCCCCTGCTTCACCTTCGAGCCGCCGGAGGCCGGGGGCGTCGGGGAGTGTGCGATGGGGGTCTCCACCTGCAGCGCCGGGGTCTGGGGCGACTGCTTCGGTGACGTCGGTCCGGCGCCGGAGATCTGCAACGGCCGCGACGACGACTGCGACGGGGTCTTCGACGATCCCGACGAGATCCCGCGGGAGCTCTGCGAGCGGACCGACGGTGTCTGCGGCCTGGCCCGGAAGGCCTGCGGCAGCAGCGGCACCCTCCCCTGCACCGACACCGAGTACGCCCAGGCCTCGGGCGGCACCTACGAGCTCGACGAGACCCTCTGCGACGGCCTCGACAACGACTGCGACGGCCTGGTGGACGAGGTCTGCGACTGCGACCCGATCACCGAGCCCTCCCGCCCCTGCTTCCCCTTCGGCCGGGGCATGAGCGACGCCGCGCTCGGGCAGGGGGCCTGCGTGGCCGGCACCCAGACCTGCCTCTCCTCCACCAGCCGCTGGGGCGCCTGCGAGAACGCGGTGACCCCGGTGGCCGAGCGCTGCAACGGCGTCGACCTCGACTGCAACGGGGTGGTCGACGACGTGATCTGGATCGGCCAGCCCTGCACGGCCGCCGCCGTGGGCCTCTGCGAGCAGGGCAACCTGGCCTGCAACCCCGCGGTGGCCCCCGACGGCCGCGAGTGCGTGCCCGGCGCGCCGGTGAGCCCCGACCCCGCCTGCGACGGCTTCGACGCCGACTGCGACTCGACCAACCTGCCCCCCGACGACGACCGGGACGCCACCTGCAGCACGGGCCGCCTCTGCTGCTCGGGCGCCTGCGTCGACATCCAGAACGACCTCGACAACTGCGGGGACTGCTACGCCCCCTGCCCCGACGACGGGCGGCCCTGCCACGACCCGGCCTGCGTCGCCGGCGGCTGCACCTACGAGAACTGGCAGGAGGGCACCCCCTGCCCCGACGACGGCACGGCCTGCACCACCGACGCCTGCAGCGCCGGCCTGTGCCTGCACCCGGCGGTCGCCGACGGCACCCTCTGCGCCGAGGGCACGGGGACCGTCTGCGTCGCCGGCGTCTGCGAGCGCGACTGCTACATCGGCGGCACGATCTACGCCGCCAACGCCCGCAACCCGGCCAACGAGTGCCAGTCCTGCCGGCCCGGCGGCGATCCCTTCGCCTGGGGCAACGTCACCCCGGGCACCGCCTGCTCCGAGGACGGCAACGCCTGCACCGACGACTTCTGCAGCGGCGGCACCTGCCAGCACCCCCCGCGGGGGGACGGCACCACCTGCGGCAGCGGACAGGTCTGCGTGGGCACGTCCTGCCAGAGCGGCTGCTACATCGGTGGGACCTTCTACGCCCCGAGCACCCTCAACCCGGCCAACGACTGCCAGAGCTGCCAGCCCTCGGCGAGCACCACGGGCTGGACCAACCTCGGCAGCAGCGCCTCCTGCGCCAGCGACGGCAACTACTGCACGGTGAACGACCACTGCGACGGCGGCGGCACCTGCGTCGGCGGCGGCGCCCGGGACTGCTCGGCCTTCAGCGACGCCTGCAACCTCGGCGTCTGCGACGCGGCGGCCGGGAGCTGTCAGCCCTCGCCGCGGACCACCGGCACCCTCTGCACCACCGGCGGGTCGGCCCCCGGGGTCTGCGACGGGCTCGGGGCCTGCTTCGACGGCTGCTACATCAACACCTTCCTGCGGGCGAACGGCGCCCACCCCAGCGGGAACGTCTGCCGGACCTGCGTGCCGGCCACCAGCCGCGTCGCCTGGACCAACGAGCCGTCCACCACCGCGTGCGACGACGGCCTCTTCTGCACCGACGGCGACTTCTGCAGCGGCGCGGGCGCCTGCTCCCCGGGGCCCGCCTACGACTGCTCGAGCCTCGACGACGACTGCAACACCGGGGTCTGCAACGAGAGCCAGGACCGCTGCGATCCCTCCCCCCTGGCGGGGGGCACGAGCTGCACCGGCGGCAACATCTGTGACGGCGCCGGCACCTGCGCCGACGGCTGCTTCATCGCCACGGTCTTCTACACCAGCGGCACCGACAACCCGGGCAACGAGTGCGAGAGCTGCATCACGGCGAGCTCCCGCTCCAGCTGGACCTCGGAGACCGGCACCAGCTGCACCGCCGACGCGCTGGCCTGCACCCTCGATGTCTGCAGCGCTGGCACCTGCACCCACCCGGCCAACGACGGCGGCAGCTGCGGTAGCGGCTGCGTCTGCGCCGGCAGCACTCCCACCGAGGCCGACTGCGGGGACGGCGTGGACAACGACGGGGACGGAAGCACCGACTGCCCGGACAGCACCGACTGCAACGGCCAGAGCTGCGGTGGGGGGAATACCTGCAACGCGGGTGGGCAGTGCAACTGAGGAACAACCGCGGAGGCTGAAGCCGAGGCTGAGGCCGACCGCGAGCCCCCTCGGCCTCAGCATCCGCCTCAGCCTCAGCGGGTTCTCCAGCGGGAAGCGAGCCCCCCTCGATCCGGGAGATTCCGTGACCGGAATCCCCTCTCCCCCTAGGATCTCCCCAGCATGAACCTCGTCTTCGTCCTCATCGCCGTCGTCGCGATCCTCGTCGGCGGGATCACCGGCCGGATGGAGGAGACGACCGCCGGCGCGGTGGGCGGGGCGGCGGACGCGGTGACCCTGGCCATCGGCCTGGTCGGGATCATGGCCCTCTGGCTGGGGCTGATGAAGGTCGCCGAGGCCGCCGGGCTGGTGAACCTGCTGGCCCGGGGCGTGCGGCCGCTGATGCGCTGGCTCTTCCCCGAGGTTCCCGAGGGGCACCCCGCCCACGCCGCGATGGTGCTGAACATCGCCGCCAACATGCTGGGGCTGGGCAACGCCGCGACGCCCCTGGGCCTCAAGGCGATGCAGGATCTCCAGGCCCTCAACGACGACCCGGAGACGGCCACCGACGCGATGGCGATGTTCCTCGCCATCAACACCTCCTCGGTGCAGCTGGTCCCGGCGACGGTGATCGGCCTGCGGGTCGCCGCCGGGGCCACCCACCCCGCCGAGATCGTCCTGCCCACCCTCCTGGCGACGATGGTCTCGACCCTGGTCGCCATCGTCGCCGCCCGCCTGCTCTCGCGCCTGCCCCGCTTCTCCCGGGCCCGGGCGCGGGCGGAGGCCGAGGCCGAGGAGGGTCCGGCGTGAGTCAGCTCCTCCTCGTCGCCCAGGCCGCCCCGGTGGTCGCCGCCGGCCCCGAGACCCGCAGCCTCCTGGCCGAGCTGGCCTCGGGGGTGGGCGCCTGGACCATCCCGCTCTGCATCGGCGCCATCCTCCTCCATGGCGCGGTGAAGAAGGTGAGGGTCTACGAGGTCTTCGTCGAGGGCGCCAAGGAGGGCTTCGAGATCGGGGTGCGGATCATCCCCTTCCTGGTCGCCATCCTGGTGGTGGTGGGGCTCTTCCGGGGTAGCGGCGCCATGGACGGCCTGGCCGCCCTCCTCGCGCCGGTCCTCGATCCCCTCGGGGTGCCGGTGGACATCCTGCCCATGGCCGTGATCCGCCCCCTCTCGGGCGGCGCCGCCCAGGGCTACCTGGCCGACGTGCTCAACAGCCCCGCGGGCCCCGACTCCCTCGCCGGCCGGATGGTCTCGGTGATGAGCGGCTCGACCGAGACGACCTTCTACGTGCTGGCCGTCTACTTCGGGTCGGTGGGCGTGCGCCGGGCCCGGCACGCCTTGCCGGCGGCGCTGCTGGCGGATGCGGCGGGGTTGATCGCGGCGATCGTGTTCACGTTGTTGTTCTTCTGATCGGGGCCCGTTTCGCTCCCCACCTCCGGAGTGGCACGAAGCGAGCTGCACTCCCACACTAGGGAACATGGCCAAGGTCACCCGCAGAGAAGCCATGAAGGCCCTGGGCGTTGCCGGCGCCGCGGGCCTGGCGGCCTCTTGCGCCGATCCGGCCTCTTCCTCACCAGGGCCAGAGCGGAGCAAGACGATGATCCCCGAAGCCAAGAAGGACCGACCCGATCCCATCCTCCTGCTGGAGCGGCTCACGACCCCCTGGCAGACCGACGATCCCTTCCTCTTCTGCGTCCACCACCTCGATCACTATCCGGCGGGCAACGCCCAGCTGGGGCCCGCGGCGCCGCTCGGCGGCCGGCGGATCGGCATGGACTTCGACGGCCGCGACGGCTGGAACATGTACCACGGCGAGATCGTGCCGGGCTTCCCCCAGCACCCCCACCGCGGCTTCGAGACGGTCACCGTCACCCGGCAGGGCCTGGTGGATCACGCCGACAGCCTCGGCGCGGGGGCGCGCTACGGCGAGGGTGACGTGCAGTGGCTCACCGCCGGGAAGGGCATCGTCCACGCCGAGATGTTCCCCCTCCTCTCGGCCGAGGCCCCGAACCCCCTGGAGCTCTTCCAGATCTGGCTGAACCTGCCGATGGCCCGGAAGATGGTCGCCCCCTACTTCTCGATGTTCTGGGCGCCGACCGTGCCGCGGGTCGTGGTGAAGGACGCCGCCGGGAGGATCACCGAGGTGGTGGTCGTCGCCGGCCGCTTCGGTGAGGTGGCGCCCCCCAGCCCGCCCCCCGACTCGTGGGCCTCGCAGGAGGGGGCCGAGGTCGGGATCTGGACCCTGAAGCTCGAGCCGGGCGCCCGCTTCGAGCTCCCCGCGACCGCTCCGGGGGCGAACCGCTCCCTCTACTACTTCGCGGGCGGGGGCCTGCGCCTCGACGGCCGGGAGCTGCCCCTGAAGCACCGGGCCCGCCTGCGGGCCGGGCAGAGCGTCACCCTCGAGGCGGGCGAGGCGACGGCGGAGTGTCTCGTCCTCCAGGGCCACCCCATCGGTGAGCCCACCGTGCAGTACGGCCCCTTCGTGATGAACAGCCGGGAGGAGATCGCCCGGGCCTTCGAGGACTACCGGGCAACCGGCTTCGGCGGCTGGCCCTGGGACCGGGACGACCCGATCCACGGCGAGGCGCGGGAGCGCTTCGCCCGCCACCCCGACGGGCGGGAAGAGCGGCCAGCCTGAATCATTCTCCCTTTGACCTGCGCCCGGCGTAGGTGTCTGTTGAAGGGAGCGGTCCCTCACGGCTCGAGGGCCGCCACCAGGAGAAAGCCATGCGTAATCGGATCGCACTCTTCAGCGCGCTCGCCCTCCTCACCGGGCTCGTGACCCCCCTCGCGGCGCGGGCCCAGGTCACGGTCAGCGTGAACATCCCGCTGCCCACCATCCACTTCGACGTGACCCCGGCGACGGTGGTGGTGGCCCCGGGGATCCGGGTCGTGCCCGAGTACGAGCACGAGGTCTTCTTCGTCGGCGGCCACTACTGGCACCTCCACGACGGCCACTGGTACCGGGCCAAGAGCCTGAAGCACCCCAAGTGGAAGAAGTGGAAGCACAAGGACGTCCCCCCCGGCCTGCGCAAGCTGCCTCCGGGCAAGTACAAGCACTGGAAGCACCAGCGGAAGGCCGAGCAGAAGGCCGAGAAGCGGCACCACAAGGTCGAGAAGCACGAGGGGAAGGCCTTCGAGAAGGGCCACGACAAGGGCTTCGAGAAGGGTCACGGCAAGCCCGGCAAGGGGAAGGGCAAGGGCCGCTAGCTCGAGAAGCCCAGGCTGATCCCGCCCGCCAGCACGCCGGTGCCGCTCGACTCGTTCATGAGGTCGGGTGAGTAGATCAGGTGCGCCCGCAGGGTGAGCGGCCCGAGGCGGGCGCCGGCCCCGATCAGCGGCCCCCAGCCACCGCGCAGGCTCCCGCCGCGCTCGGCGTAGGCCAGGAGCCCCATCCCGGCCTCCAGGAAGAGGTCGCCGCGCCCCCGCAGCGGGTGAAGCGCCGCCGTGATCGCCGCCTCGGTGAAGGAGGTCGAGGCCAGGGGGCTCACCACGATCAGCAACCCGGCGACCATCAGGGGCAGGAGCAGGAAGACGGAGCCGAAGAAGGCCCCCAGGAGCCGGAAGATGGCCCACTCCGGGTTCCCGGTCCCCATCCACTCCCAAACCGTGGCGTAGGCCCCGAAGGTCCAGGCCCCCAGACCGAGGCCGAGCGACGCGGCCTGAGCCGTGCGGAAGAAGTGGGTCAGCCCCCAGGCTCCGTTCAGCCGCAGGGAGAAGGCGTCCGTGAAGCGCCCTCCCCCCGCCGCCTCCAGGAGCAGCCCGGCGCCGCCCTGCCCCAGACCGGGCAGCGTCAGGGTCGCCAGGCCCACCCCCGAGCGCCCGAAGAGCCCCCGCTCGACCTCCGGCGTCGGCGTCGGCGCCGGCTCCGCGCTCGCGCTCGAAGGACCTGCCTGCGCCAACACCAGCCCCGGGTACATCCCGACCAGCAGCCCCAGCGAGGCGGCGAGGCAGCGCAGATGTGGCGGCACGATCCGGACCATCGCCCCGGATCGTAGCGCCGGCCTCCGGTGGCCGGCTACTTCTCGGCCGGCGCCGGGACGGTCTTCAGGTAGTCGAAGATGGCGCCGAGGTCCTCGCGGGTCATGCCGCCGTAGAGCTTCCAGGGCATGGGGGTCTGGGTCTCCCCCTCGGCCAGCGCCCGGTCGGGTGCGGCGGCGAAGTCGGTGAAGGCGTCGATGAAGTCGTCGCGATCCCAGTCGCCGATGCCATCGCTCTCGCCAGCGTGGATGGCGGGCACGGGCACCTTGGCGCCGCCCGGGACGACCATCTCCCAGCCACCATCCATGTAGCGGGACTCGTCTCGATGCGAGCCCTTCATCGGCGTGTGGCAGTCGGTGCAACCGGCCAGAGCCGTGAGGTACTTCCCCGTCGCCACGCT encodes the following:
- the argH gene encoding argininosuccinate lyase, with amino-acid sequence MAGRVKKDRRSTTDGGLIRGRFGAEMDELVARLNASIRFDKRLAEEDAAGSIAHIEMLGEKGIVSQADVRAVVTALPKLALKLLAGMLPVDDELEDVHLHLESALIGEVGDAGRRLHTARSRNDQVATDLRLHLLRKGLPAVQGAISGLMVALVERASEHTDTLMPGYTHLQRAQPISLGHHLLAHVEAFDRDRQRLDDAAERVAFSPLGAAALAGTPFDIDRKATAKALGFSAPMRNSLDAVSARDFVLETLAALAIAMTHLSRLAEELVLWSTAEFGFVTLDDAYCSGSSIMPQKKNPDIPELCRAKAGRVQGNLMTLLSVLKGLPLAYNKDLQEDKEPLFDSLDTATDCFTVMAGVIQTATFHEERMLRALASAYPTATDAADYLVEQGAPFRDAHRAVGELVTYCELEGLELHEVDLATLRGFHPGFDEGLTKVLDPRTSLRRRDHLGGPSPKRVRAEVKRWKKVL
- a CDS encoding TIGR04551 family protein; protein product: MRRLTASLTLAAIPVLCLAQPAMAQTPPTETEAADAASAEATEATETETEEAVAPKGSAPVVDLDAAIKTEVERRLAEALASEREDMRAEMRAALAASIASQEWQPETWESEEEKLELFELDGYFRVRGDVFNNFDLNAGLDADGRPLFPRPGYRPDESDTLGGANQRLRLDPTINVSEDVKVRATIDVLDNLVWGSTPDAYPLNLGTQSSPMIAFTGTLVEPIAGQNSIRNSISVKRVWAEVMTPVGQLRFGRMGSQWGLGLLANSGNELDQDAGDNVDRLMFVTKIADHYIIPAIDMPSSGRIFQPEDTYQGQAFDLEQRDDVQQYIIAVARRDSAEDAEKLLQDGRWVLNYGMYNVLRVQNIDAAVIGNHANIGGELSPSSFITRGAKAYIPDIWVRFQVGKLRIELEAVALLGKIDNGNLLSEPDPAAFTDGHLDIRQWGAVLQSDYKFLRDKLKVGFDVGLASGDSMPGMGIVATPGGNIADLPSPGAKDGKQFNIDDPNYDADQVIGNFKFDRDYHVDLILWREIMGQITDALYFRPSLSYEITQSLGFDIAAIYSRTIYAASAPGGVNDLGVELDGTVRYMASDGFGAQLQYGILIPMNGLSAENSPEIAQTVQGAFFVQF
- a CDS encoding MopE-related protein yields the protein MQCRALPITLAVVAVLGGGCRTEPVRTVIIAEVGSRVAVDCMVLTATGPGGEALDETLVRPTLVADFRDATLEVAIYPGDVLHGTITLQAVGRRSGKAEACDGPTLGESEAVDATFSEGETVRAPLILAPLFPDLDGDGWEEGVDCDDADPLTYPGAPEICGDALDQACGGSPDQGCDCAPDGLSRSCYPRGMDSPQLTLPGSRCRNGVQRCEQGAWGLCEGAILPTEDVCDGQDTDCDGEPDPAGCPCLDNQTRPCFTFEPPEAGGVGECAMGVSTCSAGVWGDCFGDVGPAPEICNGRDDDCDGVFDDPDEIPRELCERTDGVCGLARKACGSSGTLPCTDTEYAQASGGTYELDETLCDGLDNDCDGLVDEVCDCDPITEPSRPCFPFGRGMSDAALGQGACVAGTQTCLSSTSRWGACENAVTPVAERCNGVDLDCNGVVDDVIWIGQPCTAAAVGLCEQGNLACNPAVAPDGRECVPGAPVSPDPACDGFDADCDSTNLPPDDDRDATCSTGRLCCSGACVDIQNDLDNCGDCYAPCPDDGRPCHDPACVAGGCTYENWQEGTPCPDDGTACTTDACSAGLCLHPAVADGTLCAEGTGTVCVAGVCERDCYIGGTIYAANARNPANECQSCRPGGDPFAWGNVTPGTACSEDGNACTDDFCSGGTCQHPPRGDGTTCGSGQVCVGTSCQSGCYIGGTFYAPSTLNPANDCQSCQPSASTTGWTNLGSSASCASDGNYCTVNDHCDGGGTCVGGGARDCSAFSDACNLGVCDAAAGSCQPSPRTTGTLCTTGGSAPGVCDGLGACFDGCYINTFLRANGAHPSGNVCRTCVPATSRVAWTNEPSTTACDDGLFCTDGDFCSGAGACSPGPAYDCSSLDDDCNTGVCNESQDRCDPSPLAGGTSCTGGNICDGAGTCADGCFIATVFYTSGTDNPGNECESCITASSRSSWTSETGTSCTADALACTLDVCSAGTCTHPANDGGSCGSGCVCAGSTPTEADCGDGVDNDGDGSTDCPDSTDCNGQSCGGGNTCNAGGQCN
- a CDS encoding nucleoside recognition domain-containing protein, whose amino-acid sequence is MNLVFVLIAVVAILVGGITGRMEETTAGAVGGAADAVTLAIGLVGIMALWLGLMKVAEAAGLVNLLARGVRPLMRWLFPEVPEGHPAHAAMVLNIAANMLGLGNAATPLGLKAMQDLQALNDDPETATDAMAMFLAINTSSVQLVPATVIGLRVAAGATHPAEIVLPTLLATMVSTLVAIVAARLLSRLPRFSRARARAEAEAEEGPA
- a CDS encoding nucleoside recognition domain-containing protein encodes the protein MSQLLLVAQAAPVVAAGPETRSLLAELASGVGAWTIPLCIGAILLHGAVKKVRVYEVFVEGAKEGFEIGVRIIPFLVAILVVVGLFRGSGAMDGLAALLAPVLDPLGVPVDILPMAVIRPLSGGAAQGYLADVLNSPAGPDSLAGRMVSVMSGSTETTFYVLAVYFGSVGVRRARHALPAALLADAAGLIAAIVFTLLFF
- a CDS encoding pirin family protein: MIPEAKKDRPDPILLLERLTTPWQTDDPFLFCVHHLDHYPAGNAQLGPAAPLGGRRIGMDFDGRDGWNMYHGEIVPGFPQHPHRGFETVTVTRQGLVDHADSLGAGARYGEGDVQWLTAGKGIVHAEMFPLLSAEAPNPLELFQIWLNLPMARKMVAPYFSMFWAPTVPRVVVKDAAGRITEVVVVAGRFGEVAPPSPPPDSWASQEGAEVGIWTLKLEPGARFELPATAPGANRSLYYFAGGGLRLDGRELPLKHRARLRAGQSVTLEAGEATAECLVLQGHPIGEPTVQYGPFVMNSREEIARAFEDYRATGFGGWPWDRDDPIHGEARERFARHPDGREERPA